The Lacipirellulaceae bacterium genome contains a region encoding:
- a CDS encoding NAD(P)-binding domain-containing protein — MSIVAKPDKANKKSKPGYLSTVPPQEILPIIDGNFESTVRGLYVIGDVTGIPLVKIAANHGVELIERMEKQGVFKTSGGDGEGLDLVIVGGGPAGLSAALEAQKKGLKYVVLERSHIANTVRGFPPGKKVYSEPRYLKNKSELAVEGDREKSEFLEMVREAVDSNDLKVKEGCEVQRIVKRGEHDFQVEVKEGQPFEARNVVIAMGRQGEARKLGVPGEEKAEKVVYRLHTPEDYQDQDVLIVGGGNSAVEAALTLMDHNRVTLSYRRDEFFRLKQDNREAIDAAIAAGKLEVLFESNVTEIRDDAVDIEVGGEQRTIKNDYVLVLIGTLPPVDFLLDTGMELDGVWTLKRGIYCAIGILIGYFTYFQAKHYTFMKPAEGSEQTQIPGFAWLFDMIPARFSNLYSFYYLLYFVGIAGFGIYWGWRYKHRLVWRRNLSNIFFNWTLWWGLPTLLVVVLGKNPWTPLLTRSLNAWPLNMTAFDLEPIAGQGEPPWWTAVAVFGVVWAVFLTFVILPVFTLFFGKYYCSHVCSCGALAETVGSAFRHRGPKGDTPRWLERFGYVVIPLAVIVTVLHLYGIESPFGYYNTLVGTFFAGALAIGVYPFLGQRVWCRFWCPLAFWMNFWGRWSRFKISAEPGKCIDCNICNQYCQMGIDIKSKALQGKAVTLKDSPCVGCAECVVRCPMEILHLGDVPAEKPYPGGTDAGPGNTTFVSIHDSLDLPILNNTTLKNRGCGNCNE, encoded by the coding sequence ATGAGCATCGTTGCCAAGCCTGATAAGGCCAACAAAAAGTCAAAGCCTGGCTATCTCTCGACGGTCCCTCCCCAGGAAATCTTGCCGATTATTGACGGCAACTTCGAGTCCACCGTCCGTGGGTTGTACGTCATTGGCGATGTCACCGGCATTCCTTTGGTGAAGATCGCCGCCAATCATGGTGTCGAACTGATCGAGCGGATGGAGAAGCAGGGAGTTTTCAAGACCTCTGGCGGCGACGGTGAGGGTCTTGATCTGGTCATCGTCGGCGGCGGCCCGGCGGGGCTTTCTGCCGCATTGGAAGCTCAGAAAAAAGGCCTGAAGTACGTCGTTCTGGAGCGCTCGCACATCGCCAACACGGTGCGTGGCTTTCCGCCAGGCAAGAAGGTTTACTCCGAACCGCGCTACCTGAAGAACAAGAGCGAACTAGCCGTCGAGGGGGATCGCGAAAAGAGCGAGTTCTTAGAAATGGTCCGCGAGGCGGTGGACTCCAACGATCTCAAAGTGAAAGAAGGCTGTGAAGTTCAAAGGATTGTGAAGCGCGGCGAGCATGACTTCCAGGTGGAAGTGAAAGAGGGCCAGCCTTTTGAAGCACGCAACGTCGTGATTGCGATGGGACGTCAGGGGGAAGCTCGCAAGCTGGGTGTGCCAGGTGAAGAGAAAGCGGAGAAGGTCGTTTACCGACTACACACACCCGAGGATTATCAAGATCAAGACGTACTGATCGTTGGTGGCGGCAACTCGGCCGTCGAAGCGGCGCTCACTTTGATGGATCACAACCGGGTGACCCTCTCCTACCGTCGCGACGAGTTTTTTAGACTGAAGCAAGATAATCGCGAGGCGATCGACGCGGCCATCGCGGCTGGGAAGCTTGAGGTCCTTTTCGAATCGAATGTCACGGAGATTCGTGATGACGCGGTCGACATCGAAGTCGGCGGTGAGCAGCGAACGATCAAGAACGACTACGTCCTCGTGTTGATCGGCACATTGCCTCCCGTCGACTTTTTGCTCGACACAGGCATGGAACTGGACGGCGTCTGGACACTCAAGCGAGGCATCTATTGTGCGATTGGCATCCTGATTGGTTACTTCACTTATTTCCAGGCGAAGCACTATACGTTTATGAAGCCTGCTGAAGGGTCGGAGCAAACGCAGATTCCTGGCTTCGCTTGGCTGTTCGACATGATTCCGGCGAGGTTTTCGAATCTCTACTCGTTCTATTACCTGCTTTATTTCGTCGGGATCGCCGGGTTTGGTATTTATTGGGGATGGCGGTACAAGCACCGCCTCGTCTGGCGGAGGAATCTGTCAAACATTTTCTTCAACTGGACGCTCTGGTGGGGACTGCCCACGCTGTTGGTCGTCGTGCTGGGCAAGAACCCTTGGACGCCACTGTTGACGCGCTCGCTGAATGCTTGGCCGTTGAACATGACGGCTTTTGATTTGGAGCCGATCGCAGGGCAGGGCGAGCCGCCTTGGTGGACAGCGGTAGCGGTGTTTGGCGTGGTATGGGCTGTTTTTCTGACCTTTGTGATCCTGCCGGTCTTCACCCTTTTCTTTGGCAAATACTACTGCTCGCACGTTTGTTCTTGTGGAGCACTCGCTGAGACGGTTGGCAGTGCGTTCCGGCACCGCGGACCCAAGGGGGACACGCCTCGCTGGTTGGAACGCTTTGGCTACGTGGTAATTCCGCTGGCGGTAATCGTAACGGTGCTCCACCTCTATGGCATCGAGAGTCCGTTCGGTTACTACAACACGCTGGTAGGGACGTTCTTTGCCGGGGCGCTGGCCATTGGTGTTTATCCCTTTCTAGGCCAGCGCGTTTGGTGCCGTTTTTGGTGTCCGCTGGCTTTCTGGATGAACTTCTGGGGCCGTTGGTCGCGATTTAAGATCTCCGCGGAGCCGGGCAAATGCATCGACTGCAACATCTGCAACCAGTACTGCCAGATGGGAATTGACATCAAGTCGAAAGCCCTGCAAGGGAAAGCGGTGACGTTGAAAGATTCGCCCTGCGTGGGCTGTGCTGAATGCGTGGTGCGATGCCCGATGGAGATTCTTCACCTGGGGGACGTTCCTGCAGAAAAGCCTTACCCAGGGGGAACTGATGCAGGGCCGGGGAATACCACGTTCGTTTCAATTCATGATTCACTCGACTTGCCAATTTTGAATAACACGACTTTGAAGAATCGAGGGTGTGGAAACTGTAATGAGTAA
- a CDS encoding DUF547 domain-containing protein codes for MDKKKEYSGAYLWLAVACFVMPVAVAVAAFRSLPKPYTYAEIKPDSSGVDNQLWDQLLRNYVANGLVDYDGLKRDHHFEIYLKQLAKAQPEKLASDAERLALHCNAYNAFVINGVIIHKVKNNVLTDVVDQQDLDGDGDREEDNVFFDLQEHIFGGKTISLNHLEHDVIRPTYNEPRIHVALVCAAKSCPEIRPEAYLGERIDEQLEDQATLFANNPKHVRYDEKEGKLYLSAILNWYSEDFDASGGVVGFLEKRAKGETLLAGLMKADQGEVEIVYNDYNWSLNTQGKTKTSGGGKSFGSGSIPNE; via the coding sequence ATGGACAAGAAAAAAGAATATTCAGGCGCGTACCTGTGGTTGGCTGTCGCTTGCTTCGTGATGCCCGTGGCTGTTGCGGTGGCGGCATTCCGCAGTCTTCCCAAGCCTTACACCTACGCGGAGATCAAGCCGGACTCCTCGGGCGTTGACAATCAGCTTTGGGATCAACTCCTTCGGAATTATGTGGCCAATGGACTGGTCGACTACGACGGTCTGAAGCGCGATCATCATTTTGAAATCTACCTCAAGCAACTCGCAAAAGCCCAGCCTGAAAAGCTCGCCAGTGACGCGGAGCGTCTCGCTCTGCACTGTAATGCTTACAACGCCTTCGTGATCAACGGCGTGATCATTCACAAGGTGAAGAATAACGTGCTGACCGACGTGGTGGATCAGCAGGACCTGGACGGCGATGGAGATCGCGAAGAAGACAACGTGTTTTTCGATCTCCAGGAACACATTTTCGGTGGCAAGACGATCTCGTTGAATCATTTAGAGCACGACGTCATTCGCCCAACCTATAACGAGCCACGAATCCATGTTGCGCTAGTCTGCGCTGCCAAGAGTTGCCCGGAGATCCGCCCGGAAGCGTACCTGGGTGAACGTATCGATGAGCAGTTGGAAGATCAGGCTACACTGTTTGCGAACAACCCCAAACATGTCCGCTACGATGAGAAAGAGGGGAAGTTGTACCTAAGCGCGATCCTCAATTGGTACAGCGAGGATTTCGACGCCAGTGGAGGAGTCGTCGGGTTCCTCGAGAAACGTGCGAAGGGCGAGACGCTGCTTGCAGGACTAATGAAAGCTGACCAGGGCGAAGTCGAAATCGTCTATAACGATTACAACTGGTCGCTCAACACGCAGGGCAAGACAAAGACAAGCGGCGGGGGCAAAAGCTTCGGCTCAGGCTCGATTCCCAACGAGTAA
- a CDS encoding DUF1207 domain-containing protein: MSTKLSLAIALGTVTLLGALSPSAIAKAPPFTSRTAEEAQASSDLGSKAQLSLGPQQNEENASLADQIILEGEGKDTIVDGKAQQVQYQQALSGCDFRSEGCGCGDCNYQWRLLPQGVIYRSYLAGVNESRFRSVWNDQDNDGDNWDISLGGRATILRYGTGGDVRPEGFEIGIEGAGLTRLDPEEDHDVSATDYRFGIPVTWGDARRQFKVAYYHLSSHVGDEFLIKNPGFTRLNYSRDVLVLGYSVYPDENSFIPGNGNLRFYGEMGYAFVNDVSEPWEFQFGIDYAPTQGTGFRGAPFVAFNGHLREEVDFGGNFVAQAGWAWRRSAASGLLRFGFEYYNGKDDQFSFFDNSVQKTGFGIWYDY; the protein is encoded by the coding sequence ATGTCAACAAAGCTCTCCCTTGCGATAGCCCTCGGTACGGTCACTCTGCTAGGTGCTTTATCACCTTCAGCAATTGCGAAAGCGCCCCCGTTTACCAGTAGAACAGCGGAGGAGGCACAGGCGAGTAGCGACTTGGGATCAAAGGCTCAACTATCGCTAGGACCTCAACAGAATGAGGAGAATGCCTCACTTGCCGATCAAATTATTCTCGAAGGCGAAGGTAAGGACACTATCGTCGATGGAAAAGCACAGCAGGTGCAGTATCAGCAAGCATTGTCTGGGTGTGATTTCCGCAGCGAAGGCTGCGGCTGTGGCGACTGCAACTACCAATGGCGCTTGCTTCCTCAAGGTGTTATCTACCGCAGCTATCTTGCCGGCGTGAACGAGTCGCGGTTTCGCTCCGTCTGGAACGACCAGGACAATGACGGAGACAACTGGGACATCTCGCTCGGAGGCCGTGCGACGATTCTGCGTTATGGAACTGGGGGTGACGTTCGGCCCGAAGGCTTCGAGATCGGCATCGAAGGCGCTGGCCTCACACGGCTCGATCCCGAGGAGGACCACGACGTTTCGGCGACCGACTATCGCTTCGGCATCCCTGTCACGTGGGGCGATGCGCGTCGCCAGTTTAAGGTCGCCTACTATCACCTCAGTTCGCACGTGGGCGATGAGTTTCTGATTAAGAACCCCGGGTTCACACGGCTGAATTATAGCCGCGATGTGCTCGTCCTTGGCTACTCAGTCTACCCAGACGAGAACTCGTTCATTCCTGGCAACGGAAACTTGCGATTTTACGGTGAAATGGGCTACGCCTTCGTCAACGATGTCTCCGAGCCGTGGGAGTTCCAGTTCGGCATCGACTACGCACCGACCCAAGGAACCGGCTTCCGCGGGGCACCGTTTGTGGCGTTCAACGGCCATCTGCGTGAAGAGGTCGACTTCGGCGGTAACTTCGTCGCGCAGGCCGGTTGGGCCTGGCGACGCAGCGCGGCCAGCGGACTTCTGCGTTTCGGCTTCGAATACTACAACGGCAAAGACGACCAGTTCTCGTTCTTCGACAACAGTGTACAGAAGACCGGCTTCGGGATCTGGTACGACTATTAA
- a CDS encoding DUF1559 domain-containing protein, with protein MASTAAVGFTWITLLLAGTVSAMPLGGAPLPPDPALSAVAPEKCLWFGASSGQQAPDPESENETEQLYAEPQIQRLAEEVESQIMRVVGMATMRGGREEQALARSLPPIIKGLMLRPFVLYIEDVEFSDNGPEGQKLDGSAAFILNAGEKKAEIEKAIQNLMALEPRAFREENLLGITWQRAQTPPEAPAVRMGWKDEYFILALGEKTPQTVIDRMKAGKTPAWLTELRNEHPIERELALGYLNVTAVLEKVRPFAEQEQGWAIAEKLGLMSIKAVHSRSGYDATACKTTMHLKTDGQRTGVLGLMPYKPLSKRDLQAIPIDPLLAVAKRIDVDEVIETALRIVSDFEPRAREQFDQGLWQVESQTGVNLRDDILKSLDDVWIAYLPGGDLMSSWLGSALAVKVKDQSKLSQSIDKLMQLAKAEMDREFQNSGGRRGATIQESKIGDNTIYSLQIVGEAFPFSPAWCVSDEWMVFGLMPQTVRDVLERSAEDSLADNEVVREPLSASDAPSVMFYVDTPRLVRSIYPWVQMGVQAMSGEMRREGINIDTTVLPSVEVIAKHLRPGVSTWTHKSDGFHFTSHHSLPGSGNLMAAAPLGVAMIIPAVSSARLAAQTAQETNNMRQIQLAILNYESAMGKLPNNVYDDEGNAILSWRVVILPYLEAGWIHDNIRMDEPWDSDHNKQFLAQMPEVFKSPSGMAAEGKTRYLALAGEGTMRDGDEEIGFRHVTDGTSNTLSFVHANKDVAVDWMKPDDLPFNPERPFKGLLNEQGMFLGAFVDGSVSRISNGIAKDAMVAFATRAGGEVVDWEARNQPPEQRAVEAVDVAPAAVVVPAPQ; from the coding sequence ATGGCCTCTACAGCCGCTGTTGGTTTTACCTGGATTACCTTGCTTCTCGCCGGCACCGTAAGTGCCATGCCACTGGGCGGGGCCCCGCTGCCGCCAGACCCAGCGCTGTCGGCGGTTGCTCCAGAGAAATGCCTCTGGTTTGGGGCCTCCTCCGGCCAGCAAGCTCCCGACCCTGAGAGCGAAAACGAAACCGAACAACTCTATGCAGAGCCTCAGATCCAACGACTGGCCGAGGAGGTCGAATCGCAGATCATGCGAGTCGTTGGAATGGCAACGATGCGAGGAGGTCGCGAGGAGCAAGCACTTGCCCGCAGTTTGCCTCCGATTATCAAAGGGCTGATGCTGCGTCCCTTCGTGCTTTACATCGAAGATGTTGAATTCTCCGACAACGGCCCAGAGGGGCAGAAGCTGGATGGTTCCGCCGCTTTCATCCTCAATGCGGGCGAGAAGAAGGCGGAGATCGAAAAAGCCATTCAAAACCTGATGGCTCTTGAGCCTCGTGCGTTCCGTGAAGAGAACCTGCTAGGCATTACTTGGCAACGAGCCCAAACTCCGCCGGAGGCTCCCGCAGTACGGATGGGTTGGAAAGACGAGTACTTTATTCTTGCTCTCGGTGAGAAAACCCCTCAGACAGTCATCGACCGAATGAAAGCGGGAAAAACGCCCGCTTGGCTCACCGAGCTTCGTAACGAGCATCCGATCGAACGAGAACTGGCACTAGGCTACCTCAACGTAACGGCAGTCTTGGAAAAAGTCCGCCCGTTTGCTGAACAAGAACAAGGCTGGGCCATTGCTGAAAAGCTTGGTCTCATGAGCATCAAAGCGGTCCACTCCCGTAGCGGCTACGACGCGACGGCTTGCAAGACCACGATGCATCTCAAAACTGACGGCCAGCGGACCGGCGTGTTGGGTCTGATGCCCTACAAACCACTCTCGAAGCGTGATCTCCAAGCGATCCCCATCGATCCGCTACTAGCCGTTGCAAAACGGATCGACGTTGATGAAGTCATCGAGACGGCTCTGCGAATCGTCAGCGACTTTGAACCACGAGCCCGTGAACAGTTCGATCAGGGCTTGTGGCAAGTCGAGAGCCAGACAGGCGTGAACCTTCGAGATGATATCCTGAAGAGTCTTGACGACGTTTGGATCGCTTATCTTCCCGGTGGCGATCTGATGAGCTCGTGGCTCGGTTCGGCACTTGCCGTCAAAGTGAAAGATCAAAGCAAGCTCAGCCAGTCCATCGATAAGCTGATGCAGCTCGCCAAAGCAGAGATGGACCGCGAATTCCAAAACAGCGGCGGTCGTCGCGGGGCAACGATTCAGGAATCCAAGATTGGTGATAATACGATCTATTCATTACAAATCGTTGGCGAAGCCTTCCCCTTCTCCCCAGCCTGGTGCGTCAGTGACGAATGGATGGTCTTCGGCCTTATGCCACAGACCGTCCGCGATGTGCTGGAGCGGAGTGCCGAGGATTCGCTGGCAGACAACGAGGTGGTTCGCGAACCGCTCTCAGCAAGCGATGCTCCTTCGGTGATGTTCTATGTAGATACACCTCGACTCGTACGATCGATCTACCCGTGGGTGCAAATGGGCGTGCAAGCGATGTCGGGCGAAATGCGCCGCGAGGGCATCAATATTGATACGACGGTGTTGCCGTCGGTGGAAGTAATCGCCAAGCACCTCCGCCCAGGGGTTTCGACCTGGACACACAAGAGCGACGGTTTCCATTTCACGTCGCATCACTCGCTACCCGGCAGCGGAAATCTGATGGCTGCGGCACCCTTGGGCGTAGCGATGATTATTCCTGCGGTGAGCTCGGCTCGATTGGCTGCGCAGACGGCTCAAGAAACGAATAATATGCGGCAGATTCAACTCGCCATTCTCAATTATGAGTCAGCCATGGGAAAACTCCCCAACAATGTTTATGACGACGAGGGTAATGCGATACTCAGTTGGAGAGTCGTGATCTTGCCCTACTTGGAGGCCGGTTGGATTCACGACAACATTCGGATGGATGAGCCTTGGGACAGCGACCACAACAAACAGTTCCTCGCTCAAATGCCGGAGGTCTTCAAATCCCCCAGTGGAATGGCTGCCGAGGGGAAGACTCGCTATTTGGCACTCGCTGGTGAAGGGACCATGAGGGACGGCGATGAGGAAATCGGTTTCCGACACGTCACCGACGGAACTTCCAACACGCTCAGTTTCGTCCATGCGAACAAGGACGTGGCCGTCGATTGGATGAAACCCGATGACTTGCCTTTCAACCCGGAGCGTCCCTTCAAGGGGCTGCTGAACGAGCAGGGGATGTTCCTCGGGGCGTTTGTCGATGGCAGTGTCAGTCGGATCAGCAACGGCATTGCGAAAGATGCGATGGTCGCCTTCGCGACACGCGCCGGTGGTGAGGTCGTCGATTGGGAGGCTCGCAATCAGCCACCAGAGCAAAGGGCGGTGGAAGCCGTCGATGTAGCGCCGGCGGCGGTCGTTGTTCCAGCACCGCAGTAG
- a CDS encoding PEP-CTERM sorting domain-containing protein, with protein MKKFVFAIFASLAVLAGQAQAAFDLQVTELWAGNDPNPDLTDDWFEITNVGDMPWTAAVDGPIFYDDDSQAAASAAAIEGIPSIAAGESVIVTIGTLIGPIDWNSVWAGLAPAGTQVGYADGSGLGGGNDGATIFLDANMNGPEAGEIVDFEGYIDADGSAGQSYDPVLGAYSVMGQFGAVGAGPNSNGQFAVGTPGSVPTIPEPASLLLAAMAFAGTAIRRRK; from the coding sequence ATGAAGAAGTTTGTATTTGCGATTTTCGCAAGCCTTGCTGTTCTGGCCGGTCAAGCTCAGGCAGCCTTCGACCTTCAGGTCACTGAGCTGTGGGCTGGTAACGATCCGAATCCAGATCTCACGGACGATTGGTTTGAGATAACAAATGTAGGCGATATGCCTTGGACGGCTGCCGTGGATGGGCCCATTTTTTATGATGACGATTCACAAGCAGCGGCTAGCGCTGCTGCCATCGAAGGTATCCCTTCAATCGCCGCTGGTGAGTCGGTCATTGTTACCATCGGAACACTGATTGGTCCAATCGATTGGAACAGTGTTTGGGCCGGTTTAGCTCCCGCAGGAACTCAAGTTGGTTACGCTGATGGTAGTGGCCTTGGTGGTGGAAACGACGGTGCTACGATCTTTTTGGACGCTAACATGAACGGCCCTGAAGCAGGTGAAATCGTAGACTTTGAAGGCTATATTGACGCCGACGGATCAGCCGGCCAATCTTACGACCCAGTCTTAGGTGCCTACAGCGTAATGGGTCAATTTGGCGCCGTTGGAGCTGGACCGAACAGCAACGGTCAGTTTGCCGTAGGTACGCCCGGTTCGGTACCAACGATCCCCGAGCCAGCTAGCCTGCTACTTGCTGCGATGGCATTCGCTGGAACGGCAATTCGTCGACGCAAGTAA
- a CDS encoding DUF1559 domain-containing protein — protein sequence MSRSQVVRGFTLVELLVVIAIIGVLVGLLLPAVQAARESARRSQCTNNLKQIGLGLLNYESTNRNFPPGQFKPAGLKENAALAWPVWHLSYMEQQPLYDRIDFTVDLRQQPNNMADFTGPVNTVIPAYICPSTGRRQVFRGEDDRIEGIGSLVGGDGLACMDYMGNKGPGTEIQNPVNGVEYTRTDSSFFEIFRGVLLDIESGQDDGNFDCIFNPQKECSADVVSARQITDGLSNTFIVVESTGKGCEEELTALGQPNKTPTKELSGAWASEKNISGIDVTPQTPALGDTSAINPSEKVHFAKEEMFSDHPGGVNILMCDGSVHFLSDDTPFEVYIALSSRDGAELASVDDL from the coding sequence GTGTCTCGTTCGCAAGTTGTACGAGGATTTACCCTCGTTGAATTGCTGGTCGTAATTGCCATTATTGGCGTTCTCGTTGGGCTGCTACTCCCAGCAGTACAGGCAGCGAGAGAGTCCGCTCGACGATCGCAGTGTACGAACAACCTCAAACAAATCGGCCTCGGACTACTAAACTATGAGTCCACCAACAGAAACTTCCCCCCAGGTCAATTCAAACCGGCTGGCTTGAAAGAAAACGCTGCCCTAGCTTGGCCCGTCTGGCATCTTTCCTACATGGAGCAGCAACCGCTCTATGATCGGATCGACTTCACCGTTGATCTGCGACAGCAACCCAACAACATGGCCGATTTCACGGGACCTGTGAATACTGTCATTCCTGCCTACATCTGCCCTAGTACCGGACGGCGGCAAGTCTTTCGTGGCGAGGACGACAGAATCGAAGGAATCGGATCGCTCGTTGGTGGTGACGGCCTAGCCTGCATGGATTACATGGGCAACAAAGGGCCTGGAACCGAGATTCAAAATCCAGTTAATGGCGTCGAGTACACAAGAACCGACAGCTCGTTCTTCGAGATTTTTCGCGGCGTGCTGCTCGATATTGAGTCCGGCCAGGACGATGGGAACTTCGACTGCATCTTTAACCCACAAAAGGAATGCTCAGCAGATGTCGTTTCTGCACGTCAAATTACCGATGGTCTGAGCAACACCTTTATCGTCGTGGAATCGACCGGCAAGGGATGTGAAGAAGAACTAACCGCACTGGGCCAGCCCAACAAAACTCCTACCAAAGAACTTTCAGGAGCATGGGCTAGCGAGAAGAACATCAGCGGAATCGATGTTACTCCACAAACTCCCGCTCTCGGTGACACCTCCGCGATCAACCCCTCTGAAAAAGTTCATTTCGCCAAAGAAGAGATGTTCTCAGACCATCCAGGGGGCGTCAACATTCTTATGTGTGACGGCTCCGTTCACTTCCTGAGCGACGATACCCCATTCGAGGTTTACATCGCTCTCTCCAGCCGCGACGGAGCTGAGCTCGCGTCAGTCGACGACCTATAG
- a CDS encoding choice-of-anchor I family protein — MASVRVCCVTAFWCLTLLGSQQSHADALEARLAWRMRPQVETVEIAAIDQSSQRLFVTTEQGIVNLRLSDGQLANERLPVPAGYHATSVAASGGRIALALAAEDKRQAGRIDLFESATGEYLTTFPAGSHPDMVCFTPNGRYLLCANEGEPTDAYDYDGEGSVTVVDLAGSHDLAAAKVSLCEFTEFNSQAEQLRQRGVRLFGPSQSRPDGHATVAEDLEPEYITCSPDSRRAWVTLQENNAIAEIDLATARVTAIHPLGEKDFRHVPVGLAGNPAYATTGLDASDADEHLQVQLWPVKASYEPDAIASFQHEGQNYLVTANEGDPREYAAYHEAAPACELIKLKQKWDDRAAARHLMQPEYLGRLQVCIDQCDPDGDGDIDELHAFGTRSFSVWRASEGKLELVFDSGSDFERVLAMRAIHDALPTELVDNRSHVRGPEPEGVVLGEIAGRRYAFIGLERASGVMVYDLTEPLSPTFCCYIPPAEEKGLKDISPEGLVFVPADESPTRGAMLVVANEFSATVTAYDLRLSK; from the coding sequence ATGGCATCCGTTCGCGTCTGTTGTGTCACCGCTTTCTGGTGTTTGACATTGTTGGGTTCCCAGCAGAGTCATGCCGACGCACTTGAGGCGAGACTTGCCTGGCGTATGCGGCCTCAGGTTGAGACCGTCGAGATCGCCGCGATTGACCAGTCGTCACAGCGTCTGTTCGTTACCACGGAGCAGGGGATCGTGAATCTCCGTTTGTCCGATGGGCAACTGGCAAACGAGCGCCTTCCCGTGCCCGCCGGTTACCACGCCACGAGTGTTGCCGCCAGCGGAGGGCGGATCGCCCTGGCGTTGGCCGCTGAAGATAAGAGGCAAGCCGGGCGAATCGATCTGTTTGAATCCGCCACAGGTGAGTATCTCACTACCTTCCCTGCAGGCTCGCACCCCGACATGGTTTGCTTCACGCCTAATGGCCGTTATCTGCTGTGCGCTAACGAAGGCGAGCCGACCGACGCTTACGACTACGATGGCGAAGGAAGCGTCACCGTGGTTGACTTGGCAGGTTCGCACGACCTTGCGGCGGCAAAGGTCTCGCTGTGTGAGTTTACGGAGTTTAACTCGCAAGCCGAACAACTTCGGCAACGTGGCGTTCGCCTCTTCGGCCCCAGCCAGTCACGCCCGGATGGACATGCCACAGTTGCTGAAGACCTGGAGCCAGAATACATCACCTGTTCGCCTGACAGTCGACGTGCCTGGGTAACGCTGCAAGAGAACAATGCGATCGCGGAAATCGATCTCGCAACGGCTCGCGTGACAGCGATTCATCCTCTCGGTGAGAAAGACTTTCGGCACGTTCCGGTTGGATTGGCTGGCAACCCCGCCTACGCAACGACCGGGCTTGATGCGAGTGATGCGGACGAGCATCTCCAGGTGCAGCTCTGGCCAGTGAAAGCCAGCTACGAGCCCGATGCAATTGCCTCGTTCCAGCACGAGGGGCAGAATTATCTTGTCACTGCCAACGAGGGAGATCCCCGCGAATATGCGGCGTATCATGAAGCTGCACCTGCGTGCGAGCTGATCAAGCTCAAGCAGAAGTGGGATGATCGTGCCGCAGCACGGCACCTGATGCAGCCTGAGTACTTAGGGCGGCTGCAAGTTTGCATCGACCAGTGTGACCCGGATGGGGACGGCGACATCGATGAGCTTCACGCGTTCGGCACACGGAGTTTCTCGGTTTGGCGAGCTTCTGAGGGCAAACTCGAATTAGTGTTCGACAGCGGTAGCGATTTTGAACGCGTTCTCGCCATGCGAGCCATCCACGATGCCCTGCCGACGGAACTCGTTGACAATCGGAGTCATGTACGCGGACCAGAGCCTGAGGGAGTCGTGCTTGGTGAAATAGCCGGTCGGCGTTACGCCTTTATCGGATTGGAACGCGCCAGCGGAGTGATGGTGTACGACCTGACGGAGCCGCTCAGCCCAACCTTTTGCTGTTACATTCCTCCCGCGGAGGAGAAGGGTCTCAAGGACATTTCTCCCGAAGGCTTGGTGTTCGTACCAGCGGACGAGAGTCCCACAAGAGGTGCGATGCTTGTTGTTGCCAACGAGTTTAGCGCGACAGTCACAGCCTATGACTTGCGGTTGTCTAAATAG
- a CDS encoding ABC transporter ATP-binding protein, whose product MSGLIAKNLSKSYPTSAEPLEVLRDVSLTLTPGENLAILGPSGCGKSTLLALLGSLDEPTSGSLSVDGVDPNSLSDTELAKYRSEKIGFVFQEHHLLPQCTVLENVLISFLATGTAEEREVEIAKDLLSQVGLEQRLSHRPAELSGGERQRVALARALVRDPVLLLADEPTGSLDQSTADSISELLLELQREKSKMLVVVTHSERLAERMGRRCQLDLGRLEELA is encoded by the coding sequence ATGAGCGGACTGATCGCAAAGAATCTCTCAAAGAGCTACCCAACATCTGCCGAGCCCTTAGAGGTTCTGCGGGACGTCTCCCTGACACTCACACCGGGCGAGAACCTCGCTATCCTTGGTCCCAGCGGTTGCGGCAAAAGTACATTGCTTGCGTTGCTCGGCTCGCTCGACGAGCCCACCTCTGGCAGCCTTTCGGTTGACGGGGTGGACCCGAATTCATTGAGCGACACTGAACTTGCCAAGTACCGTTCGGAAAAAATTGGCTTCGTCTTTCAAGAGCATCACCTGTTGCCTCAATGCACGGTTCTGGAAAACGTACTGATTTCCTTCCTGGCAACGGGAACTGCCGAAGAAAGAGAAGTCGAAATTGCCAAGGACTTACTCTCACAAGTCGGCCTTGAGCAACGACTTTCCCATCGCCCGGCAGAACTCTCTGGAGGAGAGCGCCAACGCGTCGCACTTGCCCGGGCTCTGGTTCGCGACCCTGTTCTATTACTAGCCGACGAACCAACCGGCAGCCTTGATCAATCGACCGCCGATTCGATCTCAGAGCTCCTACTTGAGCTACAACGTGAGAAGAGCAAAATGCTCGTGGTCGTCACCCACAGCGAGCGACTAGCGGAGCGGATGGGCCGACGCTGTCAGTTGGACTTAGGTCGGCTCGAAGAATTGGCGTGA